The stretch of DNA ATTTTATCCCAGATTTATGAGAACCTGCCATTGGATGAGCTCCAACAAACCTTGGAATTAAAGGAGAAAGCTCCTTAACTATCAATGTCTTTGTTGAACCAGCATCAGAGACAATAGCTTCTTTTATAAATTTAGAAACCTCTTTTCCTATTTCTATAATTTTTAAAACCGGTGTGGCAAGGAAGACAATATCCACCTCTGCTAAATCAGCAAAATCTTCTCCTATCTTATCAATTACACCTAATTTCTTTGCCTCTTCTAATCTTTCCTTGTTTCTTCCAAAACCTATTATTTTATCAACTAGCCTGTTTTTCTTTAGGCTTAAGCCAATTGAGCCTCCAATAAGCCCTAAACCAATTATTCCAACACCAATTCTATTTGGGTATAAATACATGCTTTCTATCCAAATCCATAACCGTTAATTCTCTTTCTAAAATCATCCATTGCCCTCTTTATATCGGATGGAACTGATCTTACAACAAGACTTCCAGCATAGATAAGGAGAGAAAATTGCCATATATCTTCAATGCCCTTTATAAGCCCTGTAGAAATATCCTCTTTCATTGTAAGCCGTTCCATAAAATCATCTATTGCCTTGCTTAATTGCCCTTCATAAACCTCAATGGATGATGTTATGTTGCTATACTTAAAAGATGGAAATTGAATACCCCTCATAAGGAAAAATGGAGCAATATCATCTTCAAACTCAAATCCCTCAAATATTGGAATCTCCCTTGGAAGAATTATTAAGGGCTTATGGATTAAAATCTTTCCCTTGCGAACAATGGTATCTCCTAAATTTATAGAGGATTCTGCCAAAAAGATGTAATCAAGGGTTGTGTTTTCAATACTTGAAAGATAACTTACCCTCTGTCTTAATATCTCTGTTTCGCTTTTTGCTTTTTCCCAAAGGTCTTCTAGGTCTGTCATAAATGAAAATGAAAAATCCGCTCTCCCACCCCAAGATATGAAAGCTGTAAGGCTATTTTTACAATAAAATCAAGAAAGCCAAAGCTTAACAATAATATAAGAAAAATAAAGCCAAAAGGCTCAAGGAAACTTACCCTGAAGGAGGTGTAAGATGGTAGGAGGTAAGCTATAATCCTTGAGCCATCAAGAGGTGGTATGGGAATAAGATTGAAAAATGCCAAAAGAAAATTTGCTATTACAAAGCAAAAAAGGATGTGTTCAAGGTATGAAAAAGCTGGAATAAATGGAAACCTTAAAATAATAGATGAAATAATGGCAAGCCCTATATTTGAAAAAGGACCTGCCAAAGCAACCTTAACCATATCAATTTTTGGATTATTAAGGTTGTAAGGATTTACAGGAACAGGCTTTGCCCATGCTGGAACAGGGATATGTGTTATAAAAGCAAATAGGGGGACTAATATAGAACCAATTGGGTCAAGGTGTGCAACTGGATTTAAGGTAAGCCTTCCAGAAAGCCTTGCTGTATGGTCTCCACATCTATCAGCCACAAAACCATGGCTTACCTCGTGGATAACCACAGAAAAAAGCAAAACAGCAATGTAAATAATTAAGCCCATATCTTTACAACTTCCATATTAATATATCCCTTTTTTGGCCCCAACTAACGGCAAGTTTTTGTAAAAGAATGAGAGACCTTATCTTCTCTTCAAAAGGTAGATTTGCTTGTAGCTTTCGCAACTTTTCCTTTTCTTTAAATAATTCTTCTTTTGTAAATACTTTATTGCCTATAACAATTTTTATTTTATTGTCTTCCATAATTTCTCTTTTAAACTATATCTATCTAGTATATCATTAAGTTTATTTCTATCTATTGGCGCTTGTTCCAAAAGCATTTGAATCTTTCTCATATCTTTATCTCTGCCTGCATTTAAAAACAATGTAATTAAATATTCAGGTGTTATTACTTTTGTTTTTATGGTCTCAAATTCCGCTTCTTTCGCATTGTCCACTGCCTCTTTTTCAAGCCCATTTACTGGAATAAAATCAACAGGGACTCCATCTATAACTATCCATTGACCTTCCCACAAATAACCTTTATTCTCGAAATAATCATAAATTGGTGAGAGAATAATTAATTTATCTTCACTTTCTTTTTGTTCAAAAACAATAAATACATCTAAATCACGCGTAAAAAAAGGCTCAGTCCACCTTAATGTCGCTATTGCTCCACCAATAGCATAATCCTTTATTAGCTCCTTGTCTTTTAATTCATTTAGCATTTTAATTACATTTTTCATTTAAGCCCCCTTCTTGTTAGCTTATGAATACGCTGCATTTATTTTAACATATTCAGGGGATAAATCGCAAGTAAGAAATGAAATGGCTTCTTTTCCCTTACCAAGGGAAACCCTTATCTCAATCTCTTTATCATTTAATTCCTGTTTTATCTCTTCTCTATCAAAGAAAGCCGTTGCTCCGCAACAAGCAACTAAATGCCCCTGAAGCCAGATACTTATCTTCTTTGGTTCTATGCTTGCTTGTGCTTCCCCAACAGCTTGTAATATCCTTCCAACATTTGGGTCACAACCATACATTGCGGCTTTTACAAGGGGTGAATTTGCAATAGAACAAGCAACATTCCTTACATCTTTTTTTGTTTTTGCACCCTCTACCACAATCCTTATAAGCTTTGTTGCACCCTCTCCATCCTCTA from bacterium encodes:
- a CDS encoding site-2 protease family protein: MGLIIYIAVLLFSVVIHEVSHGFVADRCGDHTARLSGRLTLNPVAHLDPIGSILVPLFAFITHIPVPAWAKPVPVNPYNLNNPKIDMVKVALAGPFSNIGLAIISSIILRFPFIPAFSYLEHILFCFVIANFLLAFFNLIPIPPLDGSRIIAYLLPSYTSFRVSFLEPFGFIFLILLLSFGFLDFIVKIALQLSYLGVGERIFHFHL
- a CDS encoding nucleotidyltransferase gives rise to the protein MKNVIKMLNELKDKELIKDYAIGGAIATLRWTEPFFTRDLDVFIVFEQKESEDKLIILSPIYDYFENKGYLWEGQWIVIDGVPVDFIPVNGLEKEAVDNAKEAEFETIKTKVITPEYLITLFLNAGRDKDMRKIQMLLEQAPIDRNKLNDILDRYSLKEKLWKTIK